The Penaeus vannamei isolate JL-2024 chromosome 39, ASM4276789v1, whole genome shotgun sequence genome window below encodes:
- the LOC113815680 gene encoding tetraspanin-2A-like isoform X2 produces MALGKGKGKMEEHVELLKYLIYIFNTVFFCAGAAIFAIGLWIRFDKDMDEHVNGLGMHFYWTGTSIIMGGAALVMVTAFIACCGAFFLSKFLMLVYKIMTVVTFGLLLGGSAYVLDNGLEDSRIYPWLQEAIRNKIYQYQWDVSARRTVDILQEYVGCCGGYSASDYGNIHLPVPDTCRDQVTGNQYGDSCAEIFSQYLEVRTGWIAGLSLSLCFFQCFAMMFAFCMWQALKEIQKGH; encoded by the exons ATGGCGCTGGGGAAAGGCAAGGGCAAGATGGAGGAGCACGTCGAGTTGCTCAAGTACCTCATTTACATCTTCAACACCGTCTTCttc TGCGCAGGCGCGGCCATTTTCGCCATCGGCCTGTGGATCCGCTTCGACAAGGACATGGACGAGCACGTGAACGGGCTGGGCATGCACTTCTACTGGACGGGAACCAGCATCATCATGGGCGGCGCCGCGCTCGTCATGGTCACCGCCTTCATCGCCTGCTGCGGCGCCTTCTTCCTGAGCAAATTTCTGATGCTCGTC TACAAGATCATGACGGTGGTGACCTTCGGGCTGCTGCTCGGGGGGTCCGCCTACGTGCTGGACAATGGCCTGGAGGACTCGCGCATCTACCCGTGGCTGCAGGAGGCCATCAGGAACAAGATCTACCAGTACCAGTGGGACGTCTCGGCCAGGAGGACTGTCGACATCCTTCAGGAATAC GTCGGATGCTGTGGCGGTTATTCTGCCAGTGACTACGGGAACATACACTTACCTGTACCGGACACCTGTCGAGACCAG GTCACCGGTAACCAGTACGGAGACTCCTGCGCCGAGATCTTCTCCCAGTACCTGGAAGTCCGCACCGGTTGGATCGccggcctctcgctctctctgtgcttCTTCCAG TGCTTCGCCATGATGTTCGCCTTCTGCATGTGGCAGGCGCTGAAGGAGATCCAGAAGGGGCACTAA
- the LOC113815680 gene encoding tetraspanin-2A-like isoform X1 — translation MALGKGKGKMEEHVELLKYLIYIFNTVFFCAGAAIFALGLWIRFDEYMMDYVKGLGMYHYWVGTSTVMAGSALVMITAFLGCCGAFFRSIPMVLTYKIMTVVTFGLLLGGSAYVLDNGLEDSRIYPWLQEAIRNKIYQYQWDVSARRTVDILQEYVGCCGGYSASDYGNIHLPVPDTCRDQVTGNQYGDSCAEIFSQYLEVRTGWIAGLSLSLCFFQCFAMMFAFCMWQALKEIQKGH, via the exons ATGGCGCTGGGGAAAGGCAAGGGCAAGATGGAGGAGCACGTCGAGTTGCTCAAGTACCTCATTTACATCTTCAACACCGTCTTCttc TGCGCCGGCGCCGCCATATTTGCTTTGGGTTTGTGGATCAGGTTCGACGAGTACATGATGGACTACGTGAAGGGCCTGGGCATGTACCACTACTGGGTGGGCACGTCGACCGTCATGGCTGGCTCCGCCCTCGTCATGATCACCGCCTTCCTGGGCTGCTGCGGCGCCTTCTTCAGGAGCATCCCCATGGTCCTCACT TACAAGATCATGACGGTGGTGACCTTCGGGCTGCTGCTCGGGGGGTCCGCCTACGTGCTGGACAATGGCCTGGAGGACTCGCGCATCTACCCGTGGCTGCAGGAGGCCATCAGGAACAAGATCTACCAGTACCAGTGGGACGTCTCGGCCAGGAGGACTGTCGACATCCTTCAGGAATAC GTCGGATGCTGTGGCGGTTATTCTGCCAGTGACTACGGGAACATACACTTACCTGTACCGGACACCTGTCGAGACCAG GTCACCGGTAACCAGTACGGAGACTCCTGCGCCGAGATCTTCTCCCAGTACCTGGAAGTCCGCACCGGTTGGATCGccggcctctcgctctctctgtgcttCTTCCAG TGCTTCGCCATGATGTTCGCCTTCTGCATGTGGCAGGCGCTGAAGGAGATCCAGAAGGGGCACTAA
- the LOC113815680 gene encoding tetraspanin-2A-like isoform X3 codes for MDEHVNGLGMHFYWTGTSIIMGGAALVMVTAFIACCGAFFLSKFLMLVYKIMTVVTFGLLLGGSAYVLDNGLEDSRIYPWLQEAIRNKIYQYQWDVSARRTVDILQEYVGCCGGYSASDYGNIHLPVPDTCRDQVTGNQYGDSCAEIFSQYLEVRTGWIAGLSLSLCFFQCFAMMFAFCMWQALKEIQKGH; via the exons ATGGACGAGCACGTGAACGGGCTGGGCATGCACTTCTACTGGACGGGAACCAGCATCATCATGGGCGGCGCCGCGCTCGTCATGGTCACCGCCTTCATCGCCTGCTGCGGCGCCTTCTTCCTGAGCAAATTTCTGATGCTCGTC TACAAGATCATGACGGTGGTGACCTTCGGGCTGCTGCTCGGGGGGTCCGCCTACGTGCTGGACAATGGCCTGGAGGACTCGCGCATCTACCCGTGGCTGCAGGAGGCCATCAGGAACAAGATCTACCAGTACCAGTGGGACGTCTCGGCCAGGAGGACTGTCGACATCCTTCAGGAATAC GTCGGATGCTGTGGCGGTTATTCTGCCAGTGACTACGGGAACATACACTTACCTGTACCGGACACCTGTCGAGACCAG GTCACCGGTAACCAGTACGGAGACTCCTGCGCCGAGATCTTCTCCCAGTACCTGGAAGTCCGCACCGGTTGGATCGccggcctctcgctctctctgtgcttCTTCCAG TGCTTCGCCATGATGTTCGCCTTCTGCATGTGGCAGGCGCTGAAGGAGATCCAGAAGGGGCACTAA
- the LOC113820538 gene encoding pro-resilin gives MNAKLTPPLPPAQVLLLLGLLAVAAADKLPAFSYGAPEASEEASEEFESAKYDFQWAVKDDDSGNDFGHQESRDGDDTQGSYYVQLPDGRLQRVTYHVDGDDGYVADVTYEGEAQFPESEESREAPVYAPRPSYGYPQ, from the exons ATGAACGCCAAG CTgacgccccctcttcctcctgcgcaGGTTCTTCTCCTCCTGGGTCTGCTGGCGGTGGCTGCTGCCGATAAGCTGCCAGCCTTCTCTTATGGAGCTCCTGAG gcGTCCGAGGAAGCTTCTGAGGAATTCGAGTCGGCCAAGTACGACTTCCAGTGGGCCGTGAAGGACGacgactccggcaacgacttcggacaccaggagtcccgcgacggcgaCGACACCCAGgggtcctactacgtgcagctccccgacggccgcctgcagaggGTGACGTACCACGTGGACGGCGACGACGGCTACGTGGCCGACGTGacgtacgagggcgaggctcagttCCCGGAGTCCGAGGAGTCCCGAGAGGCTCCTGTGTACGCCCCGAGGCCCTCCTACGGGTACCCTCAGTAA